The Carassius carassius chromosome 16, fCarCar2.1, whole genome shotgun sequence genome window below encodes:
- the LOC132159742 gene encoding eIF5-mimic protein 2-A, whose product MNNQKQQKPTLTGQRFKTRKRDEKERFDPTQFQESIVQGLNQTGTDLEAVAKFLDASGAKLDYRRYAETLFDILVAGGMLAPGGTLSDDLTRTEYCLFTASEDLETMQAYAQVFNKLIRRYKYLEKGFEEEIKKLLLFLKGFTESERNKLAMLTGILLANGNISASILSSLFNENLVKEGVSAAFAVKLFKSWISEKDINSVAASLRKVGMDNRLMELFPANKRSCEHFSKYFTDAGLKELSDFARNQQSIGARKELQKELQEQMSRGETLKDIIAYVREEMKKTSISEQTMIGIVWTSVMSSVEWNKKEELVTEQAIKLLKQYSPLLKAFTSQGLSELTLLLKIQEYCYDNIHFMKAFQKIVVLLYKADVLSEEVILKWYTEAHMAKGKSVFLEQMKKFVEWLKNAEEESESEEEEGD is encoded by the exons ATGAATAATCAAAAGCAGCAAAAGCCAACGCTTACCGGCCAGCGTTTTAAAACTAGGAAAAGAG ATGAAAAGGAGAGATTTGACCCTACTCAGTTTCAAGAAAGTATTGTTCAAGGCTTGAACCAAACTGGCACAGATTTGGAAGCGGTCGCAAAGTTCCTCGATGCCTCTGGCGCCAAGCTCGACTACCGCCGGTATGCTGAGACACTCTTCGACATCCTGGTGGCTGGAGGGATGCTGG CACCAGGGGGGACTCTATCTGATGACCTGACCCGTACGGAGTACTGCCTCTTCACGGCAAGTGAAGATTTGGAGACCATGCAGGCTTACGCTCAG GTTTTTAACAAGCTGATCAGGCGTTACAAGTACCTGGAGAAAGGGTTTGAAGAGGAGATCAAGAAG ctgctGCTGTTTTTAAAAGGGTTCACCGAGTCCGAGAGGAATAAATTGGCCATGCTTACCGGGATCCTGCTGGCCAATGGCAATATATCAGCTTCCATCCTGAGCAGCCTCTTTAATGAGAACTTGGTCAAGGAAG GGGTGTCTGCCGCCTTCGCTGTGAAACTGTTCAAATCTTGGATCAGCGAAAAAGACATCAACTCCGTTGCTGCTAGCTTGCGTAAAGTTGGCATGGACAACAGGCTGATG GAGCTGTTCCCTGCCAACAAGCGGAGCTGCGAACACTTCTCAAAATATTTCACCGACGCTGGGCTGAAAGAGCTCTCGGACTTCGCTCGCAACCAGCAGTCCATTGGAGCACGCAAAGAACTTCAGAAAGAACTGCAAGAGCAGATGTCCCGCGGCGAGACCCTCAAAGAC ATCATTGCCTATGTTCGTGAAGAGATGAAGAAAACGAGCATCTCGGAGCAGACGATGATCGGCATTGTGTGGACCAGTGTCATGAGCTCCGTCGAGTGGAATAAAAAGGAGGAGCTCGTCACAGAGCAAGCCATCAAACTCTTGAAG CAATACAGCCCACTGCTGAAGGCCTTCACCTCCCAGGGCCTGTCTGAGCTCACCCTCCTGCTGAAGATTCAGGAGTACTGCTATGACAACATCCACTTCATGAAGGCCTTCCAGAAGATTGTGGTGCTCCTTTACAAAG CTGATGTTCTGAGCGAGGAGGTCATTTTGAAGTGGTACACAGAAGCCCACATGGCCAAAGGAAAGAGCGTCTTCCTTGAGCAGATGAAGAAGTTTGTAGAGTGGCTGAAGAACGCCGAGGAGG agtctgaatctgaggaagaggagggagACTAA
- the LOC132159743 gene encoding transcription factor 15-like yields MGSQHLHHGLPTTISLSLHAMKSTAGEYEHPAHDTQSLPSDPDELDSGSESSEKSTGAGSPMQGHREAGRRRGCHRLAGVSKQRQAANARERDRTHSVNTAFTALRTLIPTEPADRKLSKIETLRLASSYISHLANVLLLGEDCMDGQPCLKYHSILQSNTNLKTPPVRPICTFCLSNQRKMLRDGEKHTTA; encoded by the exons ATGGGCAGCCAGCATCTACACCATGGACTACCCACAACTATCAGTCTATCTCTGCACGCCATGAAGTCCACCGCAGGGGAGTATGAGCATCCTGCACATGATACCCAGAGCTTGCCCTCCGACCCTGATGAGCTTGACAGTGGCAGCGAAAGCTCGGAGAAATCCACCGGCGCAGGAAGTCCCATGCAGGGCCACAGGGAGGCTGGGAGACGCAGAGGGTGTCATAGACTTGCAGGGGTGAGCAAACAACGTCAGGCAGCTAATGCTCGTGAGCGAGACCGCACACATAGCGTCAACACTGCCTTCACGGCTCTGCGTACCCTCATCCCTACAGAGCCAGCCGACAGGAAGTTGTCAAAAATCGAGACTCTGCGATTGGCATCGAGCTACATTTCACACTTGGCCAACGTGCTTCTGCTAGGGGAGGACTGCATGGACGGGCAGCCATGTCTGAAATATCACAGCATCTTACAAAGCAACACCAACCTCAAAACTCCACCGGTTCGACCCATCTGCACCTTCTGCTTGAGTAACCAGAGGAAAATG CTTAGAGATGGGGAAAAGCACACAACTGCGTGA